The segment gaaactaaaaaaaaaaaaaacgatatTTTATTCAGGTCGGATTTGAGATCATTGATCAGAGATTATTGATCCTCAGctgatcaaaaaaaaaaaaaaaatcactttttcaCTTTACCGAAAAAGGGAATTAAAATCGAGCCAGAACCTTCTGACAGCTGATCCGTGGCTCAGCTGGTCTGGAACTAGGTCTAGGATCGGGTCTGGGATCAGTTTGAGGCGGAGTCAGAGGCGTTGAGCGGCTGAGTTTCATCGCCGCCAGAAGGCGTCAGACTCCAGATCTGCTGCGAACCACCATGAAGTCCTTCAGAGTCTTTCTGTGTCTGGTTCCGCTTTTCTCGGTGCTCTCGGCCAAACCAGGATGCGGACCGTGTGATCCGGCTCAGTGTGCTCCTCTCCCAGCGGAGGGCTGTCCTGCCGGCTCCCTGACGGACATCTGCGGCTGCTGCCTGGTGTGCGCCGCCGCGGAAGGTGAGCTGTGCGGCGGCGCTCGCGCGACAGCGCGCCGCTGCGGCTCCGGGTTGGAGTGCGTCAAAAGCAACGAGGACAAGAAAAGCAAGACGGGAGTGTGTGCGTGCAAGACCAACTACGAGGTCTGCGGAACCGATGGAATAACGTACAGGAGCGGTTGCGCACTGAAGAGCGCCAGTCTGACGGCCCGGAGGGATGGAAAAGAACCGGTCGGGATCCAGAACAAGGGGCGCTGCGCCACAGGTGAGAGGACACACAGGTGCTGCTTTATCTAACTAACCAAAACGGGAGGCTCAGATCAGGAGAAGGGGTAGGTCATGAGGAGGTTTAGATCAGAAGGAGGACAACATCAGGAGTGGGCCCGGATCACAAGTATTGAATTAGGAGGAGAATTGTATCAGAAGGATCAGATCAGGGGTCTTGTGGATCAGAACCATCATTCAGGTTGTTAAGCAACTCATCACACCTTGAATCATGTTGTCAAGTAAACATGTTGGCAGGTAAACTTGTTGATTGGTCTAGCCCAACCTAAAAAAATTACAGTAGTCCAAACTTGAGGTGATAAGAGCATGAATAACCTCCTGATCCTTCAAAGATCGATAAGGCTTCGCTTTAGGGAGGAATCCtaggtggaaaaaagaaaacaaaacaaaaaaaaaaactagattttaAGATGGCACTTATCTGTTTTTTCAACTCAAGGGTTGACTCAGTTTCCTCACTGCAGAGTGCAGGGTGTTAAGTTACCTCAGTCTTCTTTCTATTAAGACTAAGAAAATTCAACCAATCAATCAATTTATCCAGATTTTAATTTCAGCCAGACAGTTTAATAAGGATGTCAGTGCATTCCTGCTGCTTAGCTTAACTGGCATAAAGGCATTAATGTTGTcagtgaaagaataaaaaggtaTGTTGTACATCAATATAACAgaacccagcagcagcagaataaaCAAAGGTCCCAATACAGACCCCCGGGGAACCCTGAAGTGAAGGGGGCTGCTGAAGAGCCCATAGGTTGAGAGAGAAGCTCCTGCTGTGAGGTATGATTTGATCCAGGACAGATTTGTAccattaataaaacaagacgTTTCAACCTGAACAGCTGAATATTGTGGTCCAAAAGGAACAGAATTCCCTGACTctacagttaaaataattttgttaaagggctGACTCTGTGCTGTGACGTGACCTAAAACCTCACTGAAACTACTCACAAATGCAATGTGTCTCTAAAAACTTTTGGAGTTCCACAAAAACTACTTTCTCCAAACCATCGAGAACAAAAAGTTTATCTAGTTTAGATATTGGCCTGAAGTTGGAAAGAACAGTTGGTATGacgtttttctctttcaaaagAGGCTGCACAACAGCATGTTTAACAGCGTCAAAATAAGGACACACTGACCGAGAAcatcaaaaacatctttaaatagCTGAGGGAGAATACAGTCTGTAGGGGAATTTGAGACCCTGATCTGATGAACTATCTGCTTTAAAGCAGAGAAAGTCAAAGGCTGAAACAGCTAAAGAACAGCTAGCATGAGGGAAATGATGAAGGTCCTTTATCAAGATGAGATGGTGGGACTATAAGAGCAGAAATCTTTGCAAAAAAGAATTGTGAAACTTCTCACACAGAGCAGAGGATACCATAGAATTATTAGGAACATGCAGGTTTATAACTGAATTAAAGATATTAAAGAAAACCTGAAGCCTGCGGCGGTTGTTCACGACTGGCAGGTAAACATGTTGGCAGGTTAACGTGTTAACATGTTTACCTGGCAACATGTTTACCAGCTATCAGGTAAACGTGATGCAGGTGAACATGTTAGCAGGTAAATGTGTTGGTAGGTCAACATGTTAGCAGGTTAACGTGTAGGCAGTTCAACATGTTGGCAGGTTAACGTGTTAGCTTGTAAACATGTTGCCAGGTAAACATGTTATCAGGTAAACGTGATGCAGGTGAACATGTTAGCAGGTAAGTGTGTTTGCAGGTAAACATGTTTGCAGGTAAACATGTTAGCAGCTAAACGTGTTGGCAGGTCAACATGTTAGCAGGTTAACGTGTTGCCAGATAAACATGTTGGCAGGTAAATGTGTTGCCAGGTAAACATGTTAGTAGGTAAATGTGTTGGCAGGTCAACATGTTAGCAGGTTAACGTGTTGCCAGATAAACATGTTGGCAGGTAAATGTGTTGGCAGGTAAACATGTTAGCAGCTAAACGTGTTGGCAGGTCAACATGTTAGCAGGTTAACGTGTTGCCAGATAAACATGTTGGCAGGTAAATGTGTTGGCAGATAAACATGTTGGCAGGTAAATGTGTTGGCAGGTAAACATGTtagcaggtaaacatgttgCCAGGTAAACATGTTAGTAGGTAAATGTGTTGGCAGGTAAACATGTTAGCAGGTAAGTGTGTTTGCAGGTAAACGTGTTTGCAGGATAACATGTTAGCAGGTAAGCGTGTTTGTAGGTAAA is part of the Melanotaenia boesemani isolate fMelBoe1 chromosome 7, fMelBoe1.pri, whole genome shotgun sequence genome and harbors:
- the igfbp7 gene encoding insulin-like growth factor-binding protein 7, with protein sequence MKSFRVFLCLVPLFSVLSAKPGCGPCDPAQCAPLPAEGCPAGSLTDICGCCLVCAAAEGELCGGARATARRCGSGLECVKSNEDKKSKTGVCACKTNYEVCGTDGITYRSGCALKSASLTARRDGKEPVGIQNKGRCATAPAIVTPPGEVYNVSGSQVYLSCEAVGVPTPVLTWKKVLGGRRRMELLPGDRDNLAIQTRGGPEKHEVTGWVLISPLTKEDEGSYECHATNSKGEASAVGSIHLVESVDDITTKKVMEEEL